Genomic window (Sulfurovum sp. NBC37-1):
GACAACCTTGTCATCTCTTCCAATACAGGATGCCTGGAAGTATCTACAGCGGTTTATCCGTTCACTTCATGGGATACCTCGTGGATACACATCGGGTTTGAGAATGCTGCAACCGCGGTAACCGGTGCGGAAGCAATGTATAAAGCAAGAAAGAAAAAAGGTACGCTCAAGGACAATGACGCTCCGGTAAAGTTTGTCGCTTTTGGTGGTGACGGTTCTACATACGATATCGGTTTCCAGTGGCTTTCAGGTGCGGTAGAAAGAGGTCATGACTTTACGTACATCTGTCTTGACAATGAGAACTATGCCAACACGGGTGGTCAAAGATCGTCAGCAACACCTATTGGTGCTACAACATCTACAGCACAGGCAGGAACACATTCTTACGGTAAGAAAGAGAAGAAAAAAGATCTTGTCGCTATTATGGCTGCACATGGTGCGCCATATGTTGCACAATTGGCTCCGAACAAGTGGAAGTCTATGGCAAAAGGTTTCCAGAAAGCACTTGAAACAGAAGGGCCTTGTTTCATCAACACGGTCTCTCCATGTACAACAGAATGGAAATTCGATCCAAAAGATACGATTCTCCTGACTGACCTGGCAACAGATACATTGATGTTCCCGCTCTATGAAATTATTGACGGCCATGAACTTAACATTCTTTATAGACCTAAAAATGTACTGAAAGTAGAAGATTACCTTGGGGCTCAGGGACGTTACAAACATCTCTTCAAGCCTGAGAACAAACATGTGATCGAGAAAATACAGAAAGATATTGATGAGTATTGGACAATGCTACAGCGCCGCGAAGAAGCGCGCATATAATCTTTCGTGTTACTTC
Coding sequences:
- a CDS encoding thiamine pyrophosphate-dependent enzyme gives rise to the protein MAITSIKNLKEFSTNNDRFEGAHTLCPGCAHSMIVRELMNCTDDNLVISSNTGCLEVSTAVYPFTSWDTSWIHIGFENAATAVTGAEAMYKARKKKGTLKDNDAPVKFVAFGGDGSTYDIGFQWLSGAVERGHDFTYICLDNENYANTGGQRSSATPIGATTSTAQAGTHSYGKKEKKKDLVAIMAAHGAPYVAQLAPNKWKSMAKGFQKALETEGPCFINTVSPCTTEWKFDPKDTILLTDLATDTLMFPLYEIIDGHELNILYRPKNVLKVEDYLGAQGRYKHLFKPENKHVIEKIQKDIDEYWTMLQRREEARI